In a single window of the Methanomassiliicoccales archaeon genome:
- a CDS encoding DUF362 domain-containing protein, translating to MGGYREMCRRLGVELLNLRERGFEELKLDGGVLRSVFIAKAVREAEVVVNLPKLKTHALTTFTGAIKNFYGVIPTGLRTALHGEHPQPAEFAKVLVDIFSLVRPALTVMDGVVAMEGPGPANGTPRPLGLILAGADAVAVDAVAQAIIGLDPLRVWTTYHAHIRGLGVGDLRKIE from the coding sequence GTGGGCGGATACCGGGAGATGTGCCGAAGGCTGGGCGTGGAACTTTTGAACTTGCGGGAGCGCGGGTTCGAGGAATTGAAGCTCGATGGCGGCGTTCTGCGCTCTGTTTTCATCGCCAAGGCCGTGCGGGAGGCGGAGGTGGTGGTGAATCTGCCCAAGCTCAAAACCCACGCCCTCACCACCTTCACCGGGGCGATAAAGAATTTCTACGGAGTGATTCCCACGGGACTGCGCACGGCCCTGCATGGGGAGCATCCTCAGCCCGCGGAGTTTGCCAAAGTGTTGGTGGACATTTTTTCCTTGGTGCGGCCGGCTCTCACCGTGATGGACGGGGTGGTGGCCATGGAAGGGCCCGGTCCGGCCAATGGAACTCCCCGGCCTTTGGGCCTTATCCTGGCCGGCGCCGATGCCGTGGCCGTGGATGCAGTGGCCCAGGCCATCATTGGGCTGGATCCCCTTCGGGTTTGGACCACTTACCATGCCCACATTCGGGGATTGGGTGTGGGGGATCTTCGAAAGATCGAAG